One region of Penaeus vannamei isolate JL-2024 chromosome 36, ASM4276789v1, whole genome shotgun sequence genomic DNA includes:
- the LOC138859468 gene encoding uncharacterized protein, with amino-acid sequence MKVMGVQRSFVGKPRGQAWAILNDGRELSENDSWAQRAIVSDVLRHHPEALCDLGPEPPARSSSASSPPARPPPPPASSPPSSAFQPPARPPPPPASSPALPPPPASSPPSSASSLQPALLRLQASPARPPPPPASPARPPPPPAEPALLRLQPAQPLPFLQPPAQPVLLSSPPAQPRPPPPPASSPPFRLQPSPPSSASSPARPPFRLQPSPPALPPPAQPARPPPPPASQPARPSASSPARPPPPPAQPALLRLQPSPPSSASSPARPPPPPAQLRLSLCSPAQPALLRPPASPPGARPPCLQPAPFRLQLPPLLRLQPSPPSLLASSQPGPPSSASSLSPPALPPPAQPALPPPALLRLQPALPPPARPPYSASSQPARPPPPPAQPARPPFRLQPSPARPPPPPPSASSPPSSASSLARPPLPPARPPALLRLQPALPARPSASSPARPSEPRLPHQLTELSRIIDSPRSVSPSRANTFAFGNSITSSSPPVSLASTPPFSQFPMPPVSQSSSSPVL; translated from the exons ATGAAGGTCATGGGTGTTCAGAGATCGTTCGTGGGCAAACCTAGAGGGCAAGCGTGGGCAATTCTGAACGACGGCCGTGAACTCTCAGAAAACGACTCGTGGGCACAGAGGGCAATCGTG AGTGATGTTCTGAGGCACCATCCTGAGGCCTTATGTGACTTGGGCCCAGAA CCTCCAGCccgctcctcctccgcctccagccctccagcccgccctcctccgcctccagcctccagcccgccctcctccgccttccagcctccagcccgccctcctccgcctccagccTCCAGCCCCGCCCTACCTCCGCCTCCAGCCTCcagcccgccctcctccgcctccagcctccagcccgccctcctccgcctccaggccagccccgcccgccctcctccgcctccagccagcccagcccgccctcctccgcctccagccgagcccgccctcctccgcctccagccAGCCCAGCCCCTGCCCTTCCTCCAGCCTCCAGCCCAGCCCGTCCTCCTCTCCAGCCCTCCAGCCCAGCctcgccctcctccgcctccagccTCCAGCCCGCCCTTCCGCCTCCAGCCcagcccgccctcctccgcctccagccCAGCCCGCCCGCCCTTCCGCCTCCAGCCCAGCCCGCCCGCCCTTCCGCCTCCAGCCCAGCcagcccgccctcctccgcctccagccAGCCAGCCCGCCCGCCCTTCCGCCTCCAGCCcagcccgccctcctccgcctccagcccagcccgccctcctccgcctccagcccagcccgccctcctccgcctccagcccagcccgccctcctccgcctccagcccagctccgcctctccctctgctctccagCCCAGCCCGCCCTCCTCCGGCCTCCAGCCAGCCCGCCTGGCGCCCGCCCTCCCTGCCTCCAACCCGCTCCCTTCCGCCTCCAGCTTCCGCCGCTCCTCCGCCTCCAGCccagcccgccctccctcctcgcctccagCCAGCCAggcccgccctcctccgcctccagcctcagcccgcccgccctcccgcctccagcccagcccgccctcccgcctccagccctcctccgcctccagcccgccctcccccctccagcccgCCCGCCCTACTCCGCCTCCAGCCAGCcagcccgccctcctccgcctccagcccagccagcccgcccgcccttccgcctccagcccagcccagcccgccctcctccgcctcccccttccgcctccagcccgccctcctccgcctccagccTAGCCCGCCCTCCTCTGCctccagcccgcccgcccgctctcctccgcctccagccCGCCCTTCCAGCCCGCCCTTCCGCCTCCAGCCCAGCCCGCCCTTCCGAACCCAGGCTGCCACATCAGCTAACAGAATTATCCCGGATAATTGATTCCCCAAGAAGTGTATCGCCTTCGAGGGCAAATACGTTTGCGTTCGGCAACTCGATTAC GTCCTCTAGTCCACCAGTGTCCTTAGCCTCCACTCCTCCATTCTCCCAGTTCCCTATGCCTCCGGTCTCTCAGTCCTCCAGTTCTCCGGTTCTCTAG